The Montipora capricornis isolate CH-2021 chromosome 6, ASM3666992v2, whole genome shotgun sequence genome has a window encoding:
- the LOC138053133 gene encoding probable G-protein coupled receptor Mth-like 3 encodes MVKKKKRTHGGRGLNRQGNQNKRLVRYCLFGWGVPGIAVSIFVIVDQDLIRGFIGYGEGEAYCFISKPEAVLYFFVAPVALIMLFNAFALVHTVLHIVKTRKRTHEVTNQRHSTSFALIFVKMASVTGVTWILGIVANIKALSFLWYPYVILNSLQGLLIFLSFAASGKTMKLYRAKIANLTKRSSSNATDPTRKPNPTTIPAPTPTPTPNPNPNPNPTPNPNPTPSRSWSPGVQDCEETHL; translated from the exons ATGGTTAAGaagaagaaacgcacgc ACGGCGGACGTGGATTGAATCGTCAGGGAAACCAGAATAAACGCTTAGTGAGATACTGTTTGTTCGGATGGGGAGTTCCTGGCATTGCCGTGTCCATCTTTGTGATCGTTGACCAAGATCTCATCCGAGGATTCATTGGATACG GAGAGGGAGAGGCTTACTGTTTCATATCGAAGCCCGAAGcagttctttatttctttgttgcgcCAGTTGCATTGATAATGCTCTTCAATGCATTTGCATTGGTGCATACCGTCTTGCACATTGTAAAGACAAGGAAG AGAACGCATGAGGTAACCAATCAGCGGCATAGCACCAGCTTCGCCTTGATTTTCGTTAAAATGGCGTCAGTCACGGGGGTTACATGGATTCTTGGAATCGTTGCCAACATTAAGGCCTTGTCATTTTTGTGGTACCCGTATGTTATTCTGAACAGCCTTCAAG GTCTGCTGATCTTCTTGTCATTTGCTGCGAGTGGAAAGACCATGAAGCTATATAGAGCCAAAATAGCCAACTTAACGAAGCGGTCCTCCTCCAATGCAACGGACCCTACCCGCAAACCTAACCCTACCACTATCCCTgcccctacccctacccctacccctaaccctaaccctaaccctaaccctacccctaaccctaaccctacccCTAGCCGTTCTTGGAGTCCTGGCGTTCAAGATTGCGAAGAGACTCATCTGTAA